The following are encoded in a window of Penicillium oxalicum strain HP7-1 chromosome II, whole genome shotgun sequence genomic DNA:
- a CDS encoding Actin-related protein 2/3 complex subunit 2: MLLLDYQNALIQSLLTERFSGASPVSIDQVVSDFDGVTFHLSTPESKTKILISINVKCFKELVQYGAQEVLEREYGPYIVAPEPGYDFSVQIDLENLPAEQEAKDELIMKLALLKRNAMAAPFERAFDEFAKLAEEASRYTSESAPQGVKEGGEVMAIHYREEEAIYIKASYDRVTVIFSTVFREETDRIFGKVFLQEFVDARRRVVTLQNAPQVLFRSDPPLELQGVPGLKDAGEGEMSYVTFVLFPRHLTPQRRYENISHIQTFRDYFHYHIKASKAYIHTRMRKRTADFLQVLNRARPENEERERKTASGRTFRVQS; encoded by the exons ATGCTCCTGCTGGACTATCAAAACGCGCTGATCCAGTCCCTCCTTACAGAGCGCTTTTCTGG TGCTTCCCCCGTCTCCATTGACCAAGTGGTCTCCGATTTCGATGGCGTGACCTTCCACCTCTCAACCCCTGAATCTAAGACAAAGATCCTCATTTCAATCAACGTCAAGTGTTTCAAGGAGCTCGTCCAGTATGGCGCCCAGGAAGTACTCGAACGCGAATATGGTCCCTACATCGTCGCTCCGGAACCAGGTTACGACTTCTCAGTCCAGATCGATCTTGAAAATCTCCCAGCTGAACAAGAAGCCAAAGATGAATTGATTATGAAATTGGCACTCCTGAAGCGCAATGCCATGGCTGCTCCGTTTGAGCGAgcctttgatgaatttgCCAAGCTTGCGGAAGAGGCTTCCCGTTATACATCTGAATCAGCGCCTCAAGGTGTGAAAGAAGGTGGGGAGGTTATGGCTATTCATTAtcgcgaagaagaagcaatTTACATCAAGGCAAGCTACGACCGTGTGACTGTTATCTTCAGCACCGTTTTCCGGGAGGAAACGGACCGAATCTTTGGCAAGGTCTTCCTGCAG GAATTCGTCGATGCTCGGCGCCGAGTTGTGACTTTGCAAAATGCGCCCCAGGTACTTTTCCGCAGTGATCCGCCTCTTGAGTTACAGGGTGTACCTGGACTGAAGGATGCGGGTGAGGGGGAAATGAGCTATGTCACTTTCG TGCTGTTCCCTCGACACCTGACCCCCCAGCGCCGCTACGAGAATATTTCCCACATTCAGACATTCCGTGACTACTTCCACTACCACATCAAGGCCTCCAAG GCCTATATTCACACGCGCATGAGGAAGCGTACAGCCGATTTCCTGCAAG TTCTCAACCGTGCCAGACCTGAGAATGAAGAGCGCGAGCGTAAGACAGCTAGTGGCCGAACATTCCGTGTGCAAAGCTAG
- a CDS encoding putative WD repeat-containing protein produces MSSMITTTAWVRRGVAAQFPTKYEIDEDEMNRISKLARMQLEDAQEDLSAAKAGQTNDDDDDAAMDEDSKETDKMEEDDTKQTSKGGNETKSTTDDDDVLKEFDMDHYDSDDVDESGEKVTRFGNVQSLAYHQPNEADPYLVIPEDEEDEEREELQILPSDNLLLAGKVEDEVAHLEVYVYEDHADNLYVHHDIMLPGIPLCVEWLDIPVGKGSEGRETGNFVAVGTMEPDIEIWDLDVVDSMYPNAILGQGGQDVASAGSAKKKSKKKSKANDEYHIDAILALAANRQHRNLLASASADRTVKLWDLNTTSCAKSYSHHTDKVCSLDWHPRESTILLSGSYDRTVVAADMRAPDAKARWGVDTDVENVRWDPHDPNFFYVTTDGGMVYRYDVRNVPASPAESKPVWSLQAHDSSVSSFDINRTIPGFLVTGSTDKEVKLWNVENDRPNLVVTRKLDVGKVFSTGFAPDPEVSFRLAVAGSKGTVQIWDASTNGAVRRTFVSRMPDLAGDVPERITGVGADDDESDDEEGADEGAEGAAAGGPDGWESMDEE; encoded by the exons ATGTCGTCGATGATTACAACCACAGCCTGGGTGCGACGGGGTGTCGCAGCCCAATTTCCCACAAAATATGaaatcgacgaggacgagatgaACCGCATATCTAAGCTGGCTCGTATGCAATTGGAGGATGCCCAGGAAGACCTGAGTGCGGCAAAGGCGGGCCAGACgaatgacgatgatgatgatgccgccATGGACGAAGACTCCAAGGAGACAgacaagatggaggaggatgatacCAAGCAGACATCGAAAGGTGGAAACGAGACGAAATCAACCACAGA CGATGATGACGTTCTGAAGGAATTCGATATGGATCACTACGACAGTGATGATGTGGATGAGTCGGGCGAAAAGGTCACTCGGTTCGGCAACGTACAGTCGCTGGCTTATCACCAGCCCAACGAGGCGGATCCTTACTTGGTCATccccgaggacgaagaggatgaggaacGCGAGGAGCTTCAAATCTTGCCATCGGATAACCTGCTTCTTGCTGGAAAGGTCGAGGACGAAGTCGCCCACCTCGAGGTCTACGTTTACGAAGATCACGCCGACAACCTGTACGTTCACCACGATATCATGCTTCCGGGCATTCCCCTCTGCGTGGAGTGGCTCGACATTCCCGTTGGAAAAGGCAGCGAGGGACGTGAGACAGGAAACTTTGTGGCTGTTGGTACCATGGAGCCCGACATTGAAATCTGGGATCTGGATGTGGTCGACAGCATGTATCCCAACGCCATTCTGGGACAAGGCGGCCAGGACGTTGCCAGCGCCGGatcggccaagaagaagtccaagaagaagtccaaggcGAATGACGAGTACCACATCGACGCCATTCTGGCTCTCGCGGCCAACCGTCAGCATCGAAACTTGTTGGCGTCCGCTTCTGCGGACCGCACCGTCAAGCTGTGGGACTTGAACACTACGAGCTGCGCCAAGTCATACTCACACCACACTGATAAGGTCTGCTCACTCGACTGGCACCCTCGGGAGTCGACAATCCTTCTCAGTGGCTCCTACGACCGTACCGTGGTGGCTGCCGACATGCGAGCCCCCGATGCCAAGGCTCGCTGGGGCGTCGATACCGACGTGGAGAATGTGCGCTGGGATCCCCATGACCCGAACTTCTTCTATGTCACCACCGATGGCGGTATGGTCTACCGCTATGATGTTCGCAATGTTCCTGCCTCTCCGGCCGAGTCTAAGCCTGTCTGGTCGCTTCAAGCCCACGACTCTTCCGTTTCGTCCTTCGACATCAACCGCACGATTCCTGGATTCCTGGTCACTGGTTCTACAGACAAGGAAGTCAAACTGTGGAACGTGGAGAACGACAGGCCTAACCTGGTGGTCACCCGAAAGCTTGACGTTGGCAAGGTCTTCTCTACTGGCTTCGCTCCCGATCCCGAGGTGAGCTTCCGCCTTGCTGTGGCTGGTAGCAAGGGCACTGTTCAAATCTGGGATGCCTCTACAAATGGAGCTGTGCGCCGAACGTTCGTTTCCCGCATGCCCGATCTGGCTGGCGATGTACCTGAACGCATCACCGGTGTGGGCgcggacgatgatgagtctgatgacgaggagggcGCGGACGAGGGTGCTGAGGGGGCCGCGGCTGGTGGCCCTGATGGTTGGGAGTCCATGGACGAGGAGTAA
- a CDS encoding Glyceraldehyde-3-phosphate dehydrogenase 1, with protein sequence MAPSISDTPINTSNVSNSTCRVGINGFGRIGRNVLRAALVRSDIQVVAINHTCLTVDDLIYLIRYDSSMGDLDEQTQIQIQSHNLITINGNPIALTSERDLKKLPWTTLGVDYVLECTGKFTKRDLAMDHITYGGAKRVLISAPSSDSPTFVFGVNSDTYTSSEECRVVSNASCTTNCVTPVLKVLHESFGITQGFLTTIHAATRSQQVLDGYSKKNRRLGRGVFNNIIPTTTGAAKAVAAVLPELKGKVTGVSIRVPTPNVSMIDLTISTEKPTSLQEILSAFRLAAKSHMAGVLRVTDEELVSADYNGSPYSAVIDAPACMELNPQFFKIMAWYDNEWGYSNRLLDLTTLVHAKEAA encoded by the exons ATGGCTCCTTCGATCAGCGATACGCCCATCAACACTTCAAATGTCTCCAATTCAACCTGCCGAGTAGGCATCAATGGCTTTGGTCGTATAG GACGCAACGTCCTTCGCGCCGCACTCGTCCGCTCGGATATCCAAGTCGTAGCGATTAATCACACCTGCCTCACTGTCGACGACCTCATCTATCTAATCCGATACGACTCCTCCATGGGCGACCTGGACGAACAAACCCAGATTCAAATCCAATCTCACAatctcatcaccatcaatgGGAACCCAATTGCCCTCACATCAGAACGAGACCTGAAAAAACTCCCCTGGACCACGCTGGGAGTCGACTATGTGCTTGAATGCACCGGCAAATTCACAAAACGAGATCTTGCCATGGATCATATCACCTACGGCGGTGCGAAACGGGTGCTCATTTCCGCGCCGAGCTCGGATTCACCCACATTCGTGTTTGGAGTTAACTCGGACACTTATACCTCCAGCGAGGAATGCCGTGTCGTGTCTAATGCAAGCTGTACGACGAATTGCGTGACGCCTGTCTTGAAGGTTCTGCATGAGTCGTTTGGTATCACGCAGGGGTTTCTCACGACGATTCATGCGGCGACGCGATCTCAGCAGGTGCTGGATGGGTATAGTAAGAAGAATCGACGTCTAG GACGTGGCGTTTTCAACAACATCATCCCTACTACCACCGGTGCAGCAAAGGCAGTTGCTGCAGTCCTCCCCGAATTGAAGGGGAAAGTGACTGGTGTCTCTATTCGCGTCCCAAC GCCCAACGTCTCCATGATCGACCTCACCATTAGCACCGAAAAGCCTACCTCTCTCCAAGAGATTCTATCCGCCTTTCGTCTGGCTGCCAAATCCCACATGGCCGGCGTCTTGCGCGTCACAGACGAAGAACTGGTCAGCGCAGACTACAACGGCAGTCCTTACAGCGCGGTCATCGACGCGCCTGCATGCATGGAATTGAATCCTCAG TTTTTCAAAATCATGGCCTGGTATGATAATGAATGGGGCTATTCTAATCGCTTGCTGGATTTAACTACCCTGGTTCATGCTAAGGAGGCGGCGTGA
- a CDS encoding putative tartrate dehydrogenase/decarboxylase TtuC has protein sequence MSPSVASGNRTYSIASIPADGIGPEVISAGITVLSALTETLKTFNLDFTNYDWSSETYKKTGKYIPDGGLEDLKKHDAIFFGAVGAPDVPDHISLWGLRLAICQTFQQYANVRPTRVFRGTESPLRNCKHGDLDWVIVRENSEGEYAGQGGRSHIGKPWEVATEVAIFSRHGVERIMRFAFETAQKRPRKLLTVVTKSNAQRNGLVLWDEVAQVVAKEFPDVTMDKMLVDAMTTRMVLKPESLDTIVATNLHADILSDLAASLAGSIGIAPTSNLDPTREYPSMFEPIHGSAFDITGMGISNPVATFWTAAEMLAWLGEADASKKLLDCVEAVCERGILTRDLGGQATTVQVTEAVVAEIEKLATQ, from the exons ATGTCTCCCTCAGTTGCCTCTGGAAATCGGACATATAGCATTGCCTCAATCCCCGCTGATGGCATTGGTCCTGAAGTAATCAGTGCTGGCATCACAGTATTGAGCGCCTTGACTGAGACGCTCAAGACATTCAACCTTGACTTCACGAACTATGACTGGAGTTCCGAAACTTATAAGAAGACGGGGAAATACATCCCCGACGGTGGTCTTGAGGATCTGAAGAAGCATGACGCCATTTTCTTTGGTGCTGTTGGTGCTCCAG ACGTACCCGACCACATCTCTCTCTGGGGTCTCCGTCTTGCAATCTGCCAGACTTTCCAACAATATGCCAATGTCCGTCCTACCCGGGTCTTTCGCGGAACCGAGTCCCCGCTACGCAACTGCAAACATGGGGATCTGGACTGGGTCATCGTTCGCGAGAACAGTGAGGGCGAATATGCTGGCCAGGGCGGCCGCTCTCATATCGGGAAGCCATGGGAGGTAGCCACCGAGGTCGCCATCTTTTCTCGGCATGGAGTGGAGCGCATCATGCGATTCGCCTTCGAGACGGCGCAGAAGCGTCCGCGCAAGCTCTTGACTGTTGTGACTAAGAGTAATGCCCAGCGGAATGGTCTTGTTCTCTGGGATGAGGTCGCCCAGGTGGTGGCAAAGGAGTTCCCTGATGTCACCATGGACAAGATGTTGGTTGACGCTATGACTACCCGTATGGTCTTGAAGCCCGAAAGTTTGGACACTATAGTGGCTACGAATTTG CACGCTGACATTTTGTCCGACCTGGCCGCGTCTCTGGCTGGATCCATCGGCATTGCACCAACGTCCAATCTAGACCCGACTCGCGAGTATCCGAGCATGTTTGAACCGATCCATGGATCTGCCTTCGATATCACGGGAATGGGTATCTCGAACCCGGTCGCGACCTTTTGGACCGCAGCTGAAATGCTTGCGTGGCTGGGTGAAGCGGATGCATCGAAAAAGTTGCTGGACTGTGTCGAGGCCGTGTGTGAGCGCGGTATTCTCACCCGCGATCTGGGGGGACAGGCAACCACCGTGCAGGTGACTGAAGCTGTCGTggccgagattgagaagCTTGCGACCCAGTAA